The Lolium rigidum isolate FL_2022 chromosome 1, APGP_CSIRO_Lrig_0.1, whole genome shotgun sequence region gcgcggccaaggggggcccgcgccgccctatggtgtaggCCCCTCGtcacccctccgactctgcccttccgcctacttaaagcctccgtcgtgaaacccctgatgcgaaaaaccacgatacgggaaaccttccagagacgccgccgccgccaatcccatctcgggggattctggagatctcctccggaaccctgccggagaggggattcatctcccggaggactctacaccgccatggtcgcctccggagtgatgagtgagtagttcacccccggactatgggtccatagcagtagctagatggttgtcttctcctcattgtgcttcattgttggatcttgtgagctgcctaacatgatcaagatcatctatctgtaatactctatgttgtgtttgtcgggatccgatggatagagaataccatgttatgttaattatcaagttattacatatgtgttgtttatgatcttgcatgctctccgttattagtagaggctctggccaagtttttactcttaactccaagagggagtatttatgctcgatagtgggttcatgcccgcattgacactgggacgagtgacagaaagttctaaggttgtgttgtgctgttgccactagggataaaacattggcgctatgtccgaggatgtagttgttgattacattacgcaccatacttaatgcaattgtctgttgctttgcaacttaatacctggaaggggttcggacgataacctgaaggtggactttttaggcatagatgcggttggatggcggtctatgtactttgtcgtaatgcccaattaaatctcactatacttatcatgacatgtatgtgcattgttatgccctctctatttgtcaattgcccgatctgtaatttgttcacccaacatgcttttatcttatgggagagacacctctagtgaaccgtggaccccggtccattctttaataccgaaatacaaatctgccgcaatactNNNNNNNNNNNNNNNNNNNNNNNNNNNNNNNNNNNNNNNNNNNNNNNNNNNNNNNNNNNNNNNNNNNNNNNNNNNNNNNNNNNNNNNNNNNNNNNNNNNNATATCTTTGTTCGTAGTTCTATAACAGAATGTTAAGCTCTAAAACCCTTATGTTCCCTAGCGAAAAAATTGCAGAACAAGTCAAACTCAGCCCCATATCCTTTTTAAactaaaaacaagtcattatgttgCTTACTCGCAGTTTGCTTTAAATTAATTGAAGTAAGATTGTTCTAACCACTGGTGGATGTTGTGTCTTACTCAGAGTGGTAATTATTCATTTTTGCCTCATTTTTTTACATTCTACCGCAGATATTGTTTCGGATAACATATTCCCCTGTAGATAGGTGAGGAAATCTTGAGATTTTCATTTATATCCTGAATAGGGGCATTTGGTTAGATTCTGATATGTGTTTTACATACCGTGACTGCTAAATCGTTCATATGCACTACACTACTATTTATTATAAGCCACTAGCTAACAATAAGTTTGCTTCTCATTCTTCTCTACTTTTACTTCTCATGCAGGTTGAACTGAATCAGATACGACAGTTGGTGGAAGACATATCATGTCTGTCCCAAGATCTTGACTTGAGGCTGATGTTGAGTACCAAAATGATCTTGAAAAACGTAAATGTGAGTTCATGTTGGAATACCTTGATCCTCTCTATCTTCTTATTTTCGAAAAAAAGCTTATGTCATCATACTCATTTGATATCACTTGCAGCCTGAAGTGAAAAATGCCATAGATGGATTAGTGTCTTCAGCTATTCTTGATCCTGATGTAAAAGGGGGTCTCAGATGGCCATTTGGGATGGAGTCGATTGATGGGAGGTTCAGCATAGTTGGAGTGTGGCATACAAACTACAAAGCTTTTGGAAATAAAACATTAAAGTTATATCTAAGGCATGCTGACCGGTTTGACCATCAGAGCTCGACTGGAGAGGTTTCCAATGAAGTTACCTTCAAACTAACTGGTATATCAAAGAGACTGCGGGTGGGTAAACAGGAAATTGATTCATAAGATAATAGCATTGTGCATCTGTTTGAGCAAGTTACTAGATTTTTTGTTACATTTACTTCTATGCATTTTATGTTTGGCTCTATTCATTTCTGTCTATTTCATTAGCATGCCTTGTTAAAAAACCCATTAGCATGCCATGTGCACACCTAATACGAACATCTTCTTTTCGTACCAACATATGGGTACTCTGATTTGTAATTATCGATGGTATATATTTCATGAATTGACAGTAGATTGACAACGCAATGGTTGGTCTTCTTGTTCATTTCCCAGGATGGCAGTAAAGAGGCGGACTCTGTGAAGGAGATGCTAGAATCTGCTGTGCGGATGATCTGGGACAGTGCTTTGTGTTACAAGATGGCGCGCTGAGCTGGGTGGTCAGGTTTGCGGCAGGCCGACAAGTGCATTGCATCGTGTGGTTGCTTAACGATGTTAATGTTTGTTTGTAGCCCTGTTGTGTAAATAATTTTGCTTCACAATGAATTTACTGAATATGTGGTCCTCCTACCTTCGAGTTGCACCTTTCAGATTGCACTTCAACTTCCTTTTATTTCTCATTTTTTCCAGCAGCGCCAGCCTTCGTCCCTTAGGTTGTGGCTGCTTGCTTGCCAGTGTTCCTCTCCTGTGGTCCGGCTAAACAAGATGATTCGTGTTGCCTTCTTTTGGGCAAAATCCTCCTTTTGTTAATTATCTGTATTTTCTCCCACCCGTCTTCCACCTTAGTCTACCACGTATTTACTACATTGTGCAATAAATACAAAGTAACTCAAgaaatatgtactccctccgtataTAAATAGGCGTCTCACCTTTGGAtaaatttgcatgtatctagatactataaTAAGTGTAAATACAACCTAATTTTGATAAAGTTGATACATCAATAAAATTGAGACATCATttaatagacggagggagtatatatagaTTTATAACGAAAATAAATTGCATTTTGTTTTGACGAGAAAGAAATTAGAGTTTATTTGGTATGCTAGGCGGGTCACTGAAGAGCCTAAAGTCTTAAGTCGTGAGTATTCACGTATGCGCACACGTAGCTCGTGCACTCCATGTGCTGGTTCTACTATTTTAGCAGAGAATAGAATGCCTCCCTTATAAGATGGTCACAAGCTCTTTAGCTTAGCAAGGTGAGACTAAACTCTCATCATGTGGTTTCACACCATGAAGAATATTCGGAAACAACTTTCTGGACATCTAATATCAGCGACAGAATGTCTTCGCATCGTAAATCGGATTGGTATGGTGAAAATAGTCTCGCATAAGATCAGCGTGTCCACTGACTCGATATCGGTCTTTGTTGGCCTTGCACTTCACCGATGGCCCACCTCAGCGCTTCGACAACGGATAGTGGCCGTGCACCATGCTTGCAGCGGCGAACAAGAGTTCGGTCTCACAGCCGGACTCCTCATCCACCGATAATTCAGTGACATTCTTGTAGAAAAACCCGATTGCCTTGCTACTCATTTGCACAAGACAATGATATTTGATAATCACTTCAATGTCTATGCCCTTGCCGGTGCAAAGGAAGAGAAGAAACTTGGACGTGATGCATATAATGAACTTGCTCTGGCGACCGGACGAGCAGGTTGTGGGCGCATCGCCGAGCGAGCTGGCCAAGCTTGCGTCTGCAGAAGATTTGTTGTTCTGCCTGGTGGCGTGGAGGACAATGCGCAGGCAACTCCGGCAACACACGAGGTTAGCATCCTTCCAGGACATGGAGAGGAGTCGACAACGGCCGGGGAAGGTAGCAGCCGACCAGAAAATTTGCCGACGGCGTAGTCGGCGGCAACAACTGATGTACTTGTTGGTGACCACGGGCCGCTGGGAACTGCTgacggggcgggggggggggggggggcatgggtTTGAGATAGAGGAGTCTTCTCTACGGCTTTCATCACTGGTGGAAGGGCCCAGGTTGGCCATAGGGAGGACGCACTCGCTATCCGGCTTGACGCATCGGCGACCCAAATTTGGGAAACGGATGGGTCGGTTGCGCGAGCCGATCCGTTTGCGTCGTTTCGCTGGAGCGTACGCGGGCTGTCCACCCGTCCGCATGGACCGTTTCGAACAGCCCAGTACCGTTTGGGTCGCCCCGCCCGCAGGAGATGCCCTAGGTCTTTATGAACCTATTACttgaaaaatatattttgaatagtaaaaaaaaattaaaaaattattcGTGTGTACACCTAGACACTGTATGCCCTACACAATGTTTTtggaaaaatgattttttttacttgtatgatttttttttgagaaacacaatatGTACGCAcatcctacctctatgagcacctccgagaaaAAAAAAATACCACATGTGCCTCGTCATCGAGAGGAATGTTCTCCCGTTTTGAAAGAATATTTTGCTTTTATAAGACAAAAGAACGTTCTCCGACAGGTTGGTTCTCTAAAAAAGATAATTATCGACGCTCCAATATGACTATTCACAAGACATTTATTTACCATTTTttatttttcgagaatacaccctggaaggtgtaCTAATCATATAGAAGAAAGGGCAAGAAAGCCCGAACCACGAGCGCTACTGCCAACAGGGGTGGCAGCTCCCCTACGAAAACGAAAGCCTAATCTCCGTCCCGCCACGAAAAAGGAAAAGGCTCGGGAAATCCGAAGGACTCCGAGCGGAAAAGCCTAGCTACACGCCACCTCTGAAACTCCTCCCTAATGCTATGCCGAATGGTCTCCACCGCCGGGGTGGTGCCATTGAACACCACGTCATTCCTATGCCTCCAGATACACCAGAAAACAAGGATGACCGCCGTCCACAAGTCCCTGCGCACGAGGTCCACCGGTGCACTATCTGAGAGCCCGCACCAGGCATCCACTCCAACCTGTTCCACCGCGTCAATGCCCACGCCCAGACCTCACGGGCGACCACGCAACCAAGCAGGAGGTGTTGGAGCGTCTCCTGCTCCTGGTCGCAGAGGGGGCAGGCCGCCGGCCGCGGCAGGCCACGCCTCTGGAGCCTATCCGCCGTCCAACATCTGTTACGGGACACCAGCCAAGCAAAGAACTTGCAGCTGTATGGCGCCCTCGAGCGCCAAATCTCCGAAGCAACCGGCGCCACCGTAGTACCCGCAAAGAAGGCCGCGTAAGCCGACCTCGCGGAGAAAATCCGGTCCGCCGACCACCGCCACACGAAGGAGTCCTCTTGCTCCGGGTCCAGGGTGACACCAGCGAGGATGCCCCATAGGTGGAAGAACTCCGCCACCGCTGCAGGACTCAGGTCCGGCCCACAATCGCGCAACCACTCCCCGGCGAGGCCATCCTTGACCGAGCGAGCCTTGGCCTTCCGGGTCGGAACCAAAGCCGCCAAATTGGGTGCGTGGTCCACCACCCTAGCGCCCTGCAGCCAGCGATCCTTCCAGAATAAAGCTCTTGCCCCGTTGCCAACCACCACCGCCGTGGCGGAATCGAAGAGGGCCCGGGCCAGGGGAGGAACCTTGAGATCAAACTCCGCCCAAGCCTTGGTCGCATCCACTCTTTGTAGCCACGCCCACCGGCAACGTAGCGCCAGGTTGAGGAACTGGAGGTTGGGAAGGCCCAGACCCCCACAGGATTTAGGAGGGGTCACCTTGTCCCAGGCCACTAGGCAGTGGCCGCCACTCACGTCCGCCCTAGCCTTCCACATGAAGCCCCGGCAAATCTTCCTGAGAGCCTGCATCGTCTTGGGGGGGATGTCCAGCGACATCATCGCGTGAACCGGAATGGCGCTGAGGGTGGTCTGCACCAGAATCGTCCGCCCCCACGGTTGAGCAATCGGGCACTCCACAGGGGCAGCCGGCTTGCTGCCCTTTCCACCACGGGTTGCAGCCTGAGCCGCGGTAACCTTGCGCAGCCCAAGGGGTAGGCCCGGATACTTGCGGGGCCAACCCTCTACCGAGCACCGCAAAATCGACCGAGCCAACTCCACTTGCTCCACGGTGCAACGAATAGGGTGGAGGAGCACTTGGTTCGGTTGGTGCGGAGGCCCGAGGCCTCCCGAAGTCCTCCACCACCGGCTGCACAGAGCCAGCAAATCCGCCCTCTCTCGGTTTGATGAAGGTCACCACGTCGTCTGCGTACATAGAGGTACGGTGGAGGAGACCACGTGGGGCGAGCCGCGAAAGCAACCCCTCAGAAGTGGCCTTttgaaggaggaggtgaagtgCCTCCATCACCGAATCGAAGAGCAGGGGGGAGAGGGGATCCCCTTGCCGCAGTCCACGCTCTGTTGTAGATCAAGTCACCCGCGGCACCATTCACCGGGACCCTGGTAGAAGCCGTGCTAAGTAACCCCACCACCATCGCAGTCCAACGTGGGCCAAACCCCAGCTTGATCATAATCTGAAGGAGAAAGGCCCAATCCACAGTGTCAAAGGCCTTGGTGATATCCAACTTGAACATCAAGGCCGGTGATTTGAGGGCGTTCAGACGCCTCGCCGTGCACTGGGACCAACTGGAAGTTGTCGTGCAGGCATCTACCTCTGATGAACGCGCTTTGGTGAGGCCCGATGAGCTGCGGCATACGCGGCGCCAGGCGCACCGAGAGGACCTTCGCCAATAACTTGGCCACACTGTGAATAAGGCTGATCGGCCTGAAGTCTTTAACCTCCACCGCCTCGGCGTGCTTGGGGAGCAACGTGATCAACGCCTGATTAGCCACATGCAGCCCACGGTAGTCCCCAAGCCACATGGCCCGGAAGGCGTCCATCACATCATGCTTGATGATCTCCCAACATGACGTGTAGAATCGGCCAGTGAAGCCGTCGGGCCCGGGCGCCTTGtcaggctcctgagccttgaccaCGTTCCACACCTCCTCCTCCGAGAAGGGAGCGTCCAACTCCACAAGGTCGTGCGACTGCATGCCCAAGTAATCGAGGTCGAGGGAGAAACCGCGATCAGGGGAGGAGCCAAGTAATTGCTCATAGAAGGCGTCCGCCGCCTTGGCCTTGCCCTCCTGATCCGTCACAAGAGACCCATCCACTTTGAAGTGAGCGATGAAGTTTTTCCTCCGCCGATGGTTGGCGTGGAGATGGAAGAAGCGGGTGCACGCATCCCCTCGCTCAACCACGTGATCCTGGATCGCTGGCGTGCGATCGTCCTCTCAAGCGATGCAAGACCCAACAACTTCCTCTTAAGGAGCTTCCGCAACCCACGCTCGCCGCGGGAAAGCGCCCACGACTCCATAGCCACATCCAGTCGCAGGATCAACTCGTTCGCCACCAGAATCTGTAGCCTGACATTACCGATGAAGCGGTCGTTCCAGCTAGTCAAGGCCTTGGCGGTCGCGGACAGCTTGGCGGCCAAACGCTTGAAAGGGTTGGCCTCCACGGTCGTCGATGCCCACGCCGCCTCCACAATCTCCCGGAAGCCCTCCGCCTTGGGCCAGAAGGCCTCGAagcggaagcacttgcccgtaggCAAATCTGCCGCCAAGTTCAACAGGAGCGGGCAGTGGTCTGAGGTGGAAGAGCTCAGCGCCGAGAGGGTGGAGGAAGGGAAAGCAGCCTCCCAGTCCACAGTGGAGAAGACCCGATCTAACCTCTCCAGGGTCGCACGCTCCCTCTCATTAGACCACGTGTAGCGCCTCCCGTTGAGGTATTGCTCCTTGAGCTCCAAATCGCCAAGCAGCCTACGAAACTTGCCCATCATGCGGCGATTGAGGTTAGCATTGCTCTTATCCTGAGCATCCACGATGAGGTTGAAATCCCCTGCCACCGCCCACGGGCCGAGGTGGAGATCTCTAATGTCCCTAAGCTCCTGAaggaagagcactttgtcggggtcACTTTGTGGGCAATACACTCCAGTGAACCACCATCCACTATCGCCCGCTCCTCCCACCCGCGCCGTAATGGCGTTTGGGGAGTAGTGAGGGTTGGAGAGGGCAACCACCGCCGATTTCCACGCAAGAAGAATACCACCCCGGGTGCCGTCCGCAGGGAGGAAGAAGAACTGGTCGAAATCGCGACCCATGCATCTATCCACGACTTCCCGAGAGACCACCTGTAGCTTGGTCTCCTGGAAGCAAACCACACTCGCACCCGAAAGCAAAACGATCTGGTAAATAGAGTCACAACGGGCCAAAGAGTTCAGGCCCCTCACATTCCACACCAACCAGGAAACAAACTCAGACATTGAGAAAGCTACAACAACTCCACAGACCACTAAACCACTATGTCCTCCTCTACGTCAGCCAGTGGAAGGGCCGAAGGCAACCAACCAAAGAGAGCCAAGCACGCAGTCAAGTCTTCCTCCGACATGGTCTTGTCAAAGTAGCTGAGGTAGGCATCCAACGCCTCGTCTCCAATCACCTCGCCCTCGCGAGCGATCCCCAGCTGCAGCATGAGCGCCTTTTGCTGCTGCTTGATGGGAGTGCCTGCAGCGAAGCGGCCGGCCACTCTCCTGCTGCGGCGGACCACGGAAGGCGGGGCCCTCTTTTTGCGCGGGCGCTTGGGTGCCGGCTTCGGCAGCAAAGCCGTACGACGCTGGCGACATCTGTCGCGGAAGGACTCCAGACGCATGTCGAGGCCGGTTGAAGTAGAGGAAGCAGGAACCGGACCTCCAGCCACCGGTGTGGCAGCCACAGCCTGCGAGGTTGCAGCAGCAACACCCGGAGAGCCGTCCACAGAAACCACCGGCAACACGGCAGCGGCGCGAGGTGCCGTCTGCACAAACTCCCCCTCCTCAAGCTCCTCAAGTGCAGCcccagcggcggcggcctggGACAGCTCGACGGTGAAGTATGAGAGAGGTGAGCCGAAGCCACCTGATCCACGGGAGTTCACAGAGGAAGCCGGCGAGAGAGGCCCGCTAGGGGACAGCGGCCCTCTCGGCGAGTGTGGCTCGTCGTCAATGGCCCAAAGAACTGGGCTCCCCTTGGGCCAGCGCGGACCCACGTCAGTCGCCTGGATTGAAGAAGAGCTCGTAGCACACGGCGAGGTAGCAGCTGACAGCGACGCTGGCCGGAACAGCGGCGGGCCAGAGCTTCCGCGGCCGCCACACAACCCCAAGCTGGAGGAACTAGCCGGAGAGGCGCTCCGCCCAGCGCCACCCAGAGGCCAACGCACCAGGCTCGGAAGAACGCCCCGCGCTGCTGCTTCCGTGAAGCTAGTTCCAGGACGCGCTGCTTCCACATGAGGCTGTTGCCGCGTGCAACAAGCCACATGTTGATGCTGGCAACCAGCTGCAGGTGCGTCCTCCTCGCAATCCACATGCAACTGCTGCCGACCAGCTGCGGAAGTGTCCTCTGCAGGCAGCTGCTGAAACTGCCCCTCACTATCGTCGTCGACGTCACCTGGCGGAGGCCAAGGTCGAACGGTGGCAGAGAAACCCACCGCCACCCTGCGCTCCGCGCCACTGCCGCGCTAGCGCCTGCCTTCCCGGAGGACGAGCGTCACGGTCCGGACCGGGAGGGCCTCTGCGGGGTGGGCGCGCCCCACTGGAGTCTCTAGGACGGCCAAAGCCGCCACCACCTTCGCCGTGGTCGTCACCACGGCCGTTGCCACGATCGTCCCCGGGAGAAGGGCCGCCTGCCTCCCCAACCGGATCCTCCACACGCATGAGGTGCACCGTAGCCTCATGTCCGAGCAAGGCGACCTCCTCCGGAATCAGCGCCTCCACAGGGAGAAGGAGGTCGTCGTCCTCAACCCCAAAGAGGAGAGGCTCTGCCACCCAAATCTCCTTGGTCTTCGGAATCGACGCCGGGTCGTCTGTCCACGCCGTGATCCTGAAACTCCCCATATCCtccctgctggccgtctccgtTCCTAGACGCTCCACCCAAGCAGAGGAGCCTAGGATCATCCCGGCCGTGGCCAGGTTCCACGCCACCGCCGGCACCCCAACCACTTCCGGGTGCACTCTATAGCGCATCGTGCGCCTAGTGGCCTCGGAGCTGCCGGTTCCACACGCCGAAGCGCAAGGAGAAGTCGCGCCCGTCGAAAGGGTCCGCCGCCAACATGGTGTCGCGCTTGGCCCTCGAGTCGAAGACGAACAGCAAGTCCGCCGGCCAAAACCTGTGCACCGAGAAGTGGCCCTCGAGAGCCGGGAACCGCTCCAGCACCGCCGCCGACGCAGCAGAGCAGCTCACGGCGCGCCTGGTGCCGGAGACGAATGCCACCAGCCCCCACTTGAGGGCACGCTCCGCCTCATCGACTTCGCGAGTGCGATAGATGATGCAGCGCTCCCGCGGCTGGACGAGCGGCCCCAAACTCCGGGCGACGTCCACAGCAGGGCGGTCACCCACCACAGCAGCGAGCGCCGCCTCGCGCAACTCCTGCTCCTGCCGCAGCGCCCTGGCATAGGAGGACTCCCCGCGCTCCCCCACGGCAGGGCCCTCCCGGATCGCCCGCTCCAGCCGAAGACCACGCGAGTACGGCGTCTCCACCTCTTCGCCCACTCCGAGCACCTGCACAGGTCGCGCCTGCGAGCCACCggcgaccgccgcgcgccgcacGTCTGCCCCAGCCTCACCCAAGCGGTCCATGATGGAAGGCCGGGcctcagcacctgggccgcgtgcACCTGCACCCAGACGCAGATGCGCTGGCAGCCGGTAAGGCGCAACCGGCGCCACTGGGGCAGGCTCCGCTAGCAACGCAGCAGCGGCCGTCGAAGGAGCAGCCCGGGGTGGCGGAGGAGCAGctcggggcggaggaggaggcggaagagCAGCtctggggcggaggaggaggcggaggggccgcccgaggaggcggcggcggcgcgccaacAGCCACAGCACCGGCGACGGGCGGAACCGACATGGGGCACTGCCTCGCCACATGCTCCTCGCTCTTGCAGGTGAGACATCGCCGAGGGCCAGAGCAGCAGCCCGCCACATGCCCCGGCTCCGCGCAGTTGAAGCAGAGCCCGGCCAACCCCGCGGGCACACCCGCGGGCACGGAGAAGGACGGgagcggagcgcggcggcgctgcCGCTTGGGCTGAGGCCCCCTGCGTCCACCAAGTCCACGGCTTGGGCCAGAACCATCCACGCGCGACGCCTCAGGCCGCGAAATCGTCGAGGCCAACCGTCGAACAGCTTgcgggcgcgccgccgccgcaccaccaccaccaacctgcGCCACTTCAGGGGAGGCCGCCCGCGCGGGGCTAGGCGAGCCGTCCCTCACCACGTCGGAATAGGAGCGGTGGGAAGAGGATCCGGATGAGGCGAGCTCCTCCTGCTCGTCCTCCTCTACCATGGCATACCACCGGCGGGATCTGGAGGACCCGTCACCATCCATCGCGGGGCAGAAGGGGTGCAGCCAC contains the following coding sequences:
- the LOC124649781 gene encoding uncharacterized protein LOC124649781, translating into MATATATATNGGEIWSGSALVLVVYYVELNQIRQLVEDISCLSQDLDLRLMLSTKMILKNVNPEVKNAIDGLVSSAILDPDVKGGLRWPFGMESIDGRFSIVGVWHTNYKAFGNKTLKLYLRHADRFDHQSSTGEVSNEVTFKLTGISKRLRDGSKEADSVKEMLESAVRMIWDSALCYKMAR